A window of Sphingomonas astaxanthinifaciens DSM 22298 genomic DNA:
GCTCTCCTCGCCGCTCCGCCAGCGATAATCGCCATAAAGTTTAATCAAGTCCGCCCCGCCCGCGATCTGCTCGCGGACCGCGCGCACGACCTCGTCGATTCCGCTCGCCTCCTGCGCGCCTTGCGGGATGGGAACCCCGGGCTCGAACCCCTTGGGGCCATAGGCGCCGCGCGCGACGATCGCCTTGGTCGCGACGAGGAGATGGGGTCCGGGGACGATCCCCTGATCGATCGCCTGGCGAAGCCCGACGTCCGCGAAACCCGCCCCCTCGGTGCCGAGGTCGCGCAAGGTGGTGAAGCCGGCCTCGAGCGTCTGCCGGGCCGCGACGACAGCCCGCGCGGTGCGCAGCGCAAGCGGCTCGTTCAGCACCTGCGCGTCCCACTTGGCCTCGTTGTAGGGATGGAGGAAGAGATGGCCATGCCCCTCGATCATGCCGGGCATCAGGGTCGTCCCGGGCAATTCGATCACCCGGACGTCGGCCGGGGCGGCAAGGGTGGGGCCGGCCGCCTCGATCCGGTCGCCGCGGACCAGCACCTGCCAGCCGGCATGCACCGCCGCTCCGTCGAAGACGCGGGCGGGCTTGAGAAGCAGGGCGGACGGTCCCGCCGGCTGTGGTTGCGCCACGACAAGGGCGGCAAAAGCGAGGCTGAGCAAGAGCGGTCTCCTTCAGCGCCGAAACGAAGCGTATCGCAGGGCGGCGCGCAAGCGCTCAGCCGCCGATCCTGATCCCCAGCCAGAAGGTGCGCGGGGTGGCCCGCTCGGTCACGCCATCGGCGGTGCGCCCCGCCACCACCGTCGCGTCGAACAGATTCTCGCCCCGAGCGAACAGCGCGACCGACCTTCCGATCGGGAGCGCGCCAAAGGCATCGAGCGTGGTCGCGGCGGGCAGGCGGATGCGGTTGAGGTCGTCCTCATATTGTGCGCCCACGTGGCGCAGCGCGAGGGTGGCGGTCTGCCCTCCGCGCGACCAGCCGCCGCCGAGCGTCGCGACGATGGCGGGCGTCTGCGCCGGGCGGAGGCCCGCGAGGGGCGCGGCGCGCCCCGGCGCGCGCACCCTTGCCCGGCTGAGGCTGAGCGATCCGTCGAGTGACCACGGACCCGAGTGCCAGCGTCCGTTCGCCTCCAGTCCGTGCACCGTGATCGCGCCGAGGTTCTGCCGCTGACGATAGGAACCGCCCGCAGGCACGAAGCCGACCCCGGGAAAGCTGCCCGGGCCGGCTGCCAGCGTCACATTGGCGACAGGATCGACCAGGCGATTGGCGAAGGCGGTGAGCGCGATGTTCAGCCCCTTCCCCTTCCAGTCGATCCCGGCCTCGATCCCGCGCAACCGTTCGGGGTCGAGTGCGGGATTGGCGGCGGTGGCATCCTGCCCGGCCCGGAATGGCCGGAACAGCTCGTTGAGGGTCGGAAGGCGCCAGCCGAGATAGGCCGCGGTGCGCAGCGCGAGGCCGGGCGCCAGGGTGAGGCCGGCCGCGGCGCGCGCGGTCGGGAGCCAGCCCGAGCGGGAGGGATAGGATTGGTCGATGGTCACCTGCCCGGTCGCCAGCAAGGTCTCGCGCAGGCTTCCGTCGCGGATCTGCCAGCGATCGATCCGCGCGGTACCGCTCAGCGTCAGCGCGCCCTCGGTCGCGGTCAGTTCGGTGAAGGCGCCGGCGGTCAGCGACTTGCCCCCCGACTTGCGGTCGCGCGTGGCGAGGCCGGCGACATAACTGCCAAGCTCCTCCGAGCGACCCCGTGCCGCGCGGCCGTCGGTCCCGATCCGCAGTTCGAGGCCCTCGCCGACCGGCGGGCGAAGCTCGGCGCTCCAGCCGAGGGCGCGGCCGGGGACATGATATTGAAGCGAGCTGCGCGTCGCGGTGGTCCGGGCGCTGTTCGTGCTCGCGGCGCTGGCCTCGAAGTGGCGGCGCTGGCCGTAGACGAGCGCCGACCAGGTCCAGTTGCCGCTCCCGACCAGCCGGGCGGAGACATCCTCGCCCTCGCTCCGGTTGGCGGTGAAGGCGAGGCCGCGTTCGCGCCGGTCGAGGAACGCCGAAGCCGCGAGGTCGAGCCGGACCTGTTCCCCCAGCGGCAGCGACCAGCGCAGCCGCCCGCCGCCATTTTCGTAGGGTGAGCGGCGGTCGGCCGGGCCGCGCCGGTCGGCGGTGATCGGCACGAAGCCGTCCCCGCGCGCGCCGTAAGCGGCGAGCGACAAGGTCCCCCCGCCCGCCTCTGTCCCGGCATAGACCCGCGCGGCGATCGCGCCCCGGCTTCCGCCCTCGAGGCTTGCCTCGACCCTGCGGTCGTTGCGACTCTCCATCGCAATGGTGCCGGCCAGCGCCCCCGGTCCGTCGGCCACCCCGCCGCCGCCACGCACGATCCTGACGCTCGCCAGCGCGGACGGGTCGTAGGCCGGCCAGTTGATCCAGCCGCCGAAGGGATCGCTCTGGGGCACGCCGTCGAGGACGAGCAGGGCCCGGCTCGCCGCATTGCCGCCCAGCGCGCGGAGGGTCAGGCCCTGGCTGGTGGGCTGGCCGCTCCGCGCGTCCGAGCGGCGGAACAGCTGGAGCCCGGCCTCCCCCTTCAGGATCTGGTCGAGGCCGGTCGACGCCGTGTCACGCAGCTGCGCGCGGTCGATCACCGTCACCCCGAGCAGACGCTCGACCGCCGGCGCGGGCAAGGCCCGGGCGGTGACGACGATCTCGGCGGGCGGCGGGACGGCTTGCATGACCGGGCTCTAGCAACTTCGCGTGCGTCGACAATCGGTCGTGCTGCACTGGACCATCGTCTGGATTGACGGTAGCAAGTGTGAAGCCGCGTTGACACTGGAGCATCATGGGCGCCTTTCCCTTCTCGGCCATCGTCGGACAGGACGAGATGAAGCGGGCGCTGTTGATCGCCGCGGTCGAGCCGCGGATCGGCGGGGTGATGGTGTTCGGCGATCGCGGCACGGGCAAGTCGACCGCCGCCCGGGCCCTCGCCAATCTCCTGCCGCCGATGGACGTGGTCGCCGGCTGCCGCTTCAATTGCGATCCCAAGGGCGCCAAGTGCAGCCACGGCGGCAATGGCAAGGTCGACCGCATGGCGGTGCCCTTCGTCGACCTGCCGCTCGGTGCGACCGAGGACCGGGTGACCGGCGCGCTCGACATCGAGCGGGCGCTGGTCGCGGGCGAGAAGGCGTTCGAGCCGGGCCTGCTCGCCAAGGCCAATCGCGGCTTTCTCTACATCGACGAGATTAATCTTCTCGAGGACCACCTCGTCGACCTCCTCCTCGACGCGGCGGCCAGCGGCGAGAATGTGGTCGAGCGCGAGAGCCTCAGCGTCCGCCACGACGCGCGCTTCGTGCTGATCGGCAGCGGCAATCCCGAGGAGGGCGAACTTCGCCCGCAATTGCTCGACCGCTTCGGCCTGTCGGTCGAGGTGCGGACGCCGCAGCGCGTCGAAGAGCGGATCGAGATCATGCGCCGCTGCGATGCGGCCGAGCGCGATCCCGCGGCCTTCAAGGCCAAGTGGCGCCGCAAGGAAACGCAGGTGGTGAAGCAGATCGCGGCGGGCCAGGCGCTGCTCGCCGAGGTCGCCGTTCCCGATTCAACGCTCGCCGATGCCGCGCAATTGTGCATGGCGGTCGCCGCCGATGGCCTGCGCGGCGAATTGACCCTGATCCGGTCGGCGCGAGCGCTTGCGGCGCTCGAGGGCGCGACGGCGGTCGGGCGCTCGCACCTGCGCGCCATCGCCCCGATGGCGCTGCGCCACCGCCTTCGCCGCAACGTCCTCGACGAGACCGGCCCGACGATCCGCATCGACCGGGCCATGGCCGACTTGTGGGATTGAGCGACGACGTCGCGCTGGCCGCGCGACTGGTCGCGGCCGACCCTGCCGGGCTGGGCGGAATCTGGCTGCGAGGGGTAAGAGACGAGGAAGCGCTGCTTGCGCTGTTTCCGCCCGGCGCGATCCGCAAGCTGCCCCTTCAGATCGACGAGGAACGGCTGACCGGCGGGCTCGACGTCGCCGCCACCCTGTCGGCCGGACGGCCCGTCCATCGCCCCGGACTCCTCGCCGAAGCGGCCGGGTCGGTGCTGGTGGTGAGCGGCGCGGAGCGGCTCCAGCCGGGGATCGCCGGCCGCATCGCCGCGGCGATGGACGAATCCGGGACGGCGCTTGTCCTGCTCGACCGCGGCGAGGACGACGACCCGCGACCACCGGCCTGCCTGCTCGAGCGGACTGCGTTTCACTTCCTCGATGGCGAAGCGGCGGCGATCGGGGTCGAGCCGGGATCGACGCTGGGCGACGAGGAGCTCACCGCCACCATCGCGGCGGCAGGAGCGGCGCTTGGCATCTCCTCGGCGCGCGCCGACCTCTTCGCCCGCCGCGCGGCACGGGCCCACGCCGGCGCGCGCGGGCACGGCCAGGCCGACGAGCCTGCGCTGGCCTTCGCCGCGCGGACCATCCTCGCGCCGCGCGCCACGCGGATGCCGGCCGAGGAAGCGCCCCCGCCGCCCGAGGACCAGGCGCAGCCGCAATCCCGGACCGAAACCGGCAAGCTCGAGGACGTCGTGCTCGACGCCGTGCGGACCGCGCTTCCCGCCGACCTCCTTGCCTCGCTGCTCGCCGCCGACAGCCTGCGCACCCGAAGCCCGGCGCAGGGCACGGGAGCAAAGCGCACCTCGCCGCAGCGCGGCCGGACCATCGGCGCGCGGCGCGGACGGCCCGGCGGCGGCGCTCGGCTGGCGATCCTCGACACGCTGCGCGCGGCGGCGCCGTGGCAGCGGCTGCGCGGCCGGACCGGGCGGATCCTCCTCACCCGCGACGACCTGCGCATCCGCCGCCACGAGAGCCGCTCGGCTTCGCTCACCATCTTCGCGGTCGACGCCTCGGGCTCGGCGGCGGCACAGCGGTTGGCCGA
This region includes:
- a CDS encoding metal-dependent hydrolase family protein — protein: MLSLAFAALVVAQPQPAGPSALLLKPARVFDGAAVHAGWQVLVRGDRIEAAGPTLAAPADVRVIELPGTTLMPGMIEGHGHLFLHPYNEAKWDAQVLNEPLALRTARAVVAARQTLEAGFTTLRDLGTEGAGFADVGLRQAIDQGIVPGPHLLVATKAIVARGAYGPKGFEPGVPIPQGAQEASGIDEVVRAVREQIAGGADLIKLYGDYRWRSGEESRPTFSLAELKAAVEAAHDAGREVAIHTSTPEGMRRAIAAGADTIEHGYGGTAEIFAAMKARGMTLCPTLAAADAVARYAGWNGQEPAPAGVAESRRAFSAALKSGVRICMGGDVGVYAHGDNAREMALMVAGGMRPLEVLAAATAGNAAAFALPDRGSIRPGLRADLVAVEGDPTADITAVRRVRMVVKNGRVARD
- a CDS encoding TonB-dependent receptor, encoding MQAVPPPAEIVVTARALPAPAVERLLGVTVIDRAQLRDTASTGLDQILKGEAGLQLFRRSDARSGQPTSQGLTLRALGGNAASRALLVLDGVPQSDPFGGWINWPAYDPSALASVRIVRGGGGVADGPGALAGTIAMESRNDRRVEASLEGGSRGAIAARVYAGTEAGGGTLSLAAYGARGDGFVPITADRRGPADRRSPYENGGGRLRWSLPLGEQVRLDLAASAFLDRRERGLAFTANRSEGEDVSARLVGSGNWTWSALVYGQRRHFEASAASTNSARTTATRSSLQYHVPGRALGWSAELRPPVGEGLELRIGTDGRAARGRSEELGSYVAGLATRDRKSGGKSLTAGAFTELTATEGALTLSGTARIDRWQIRDGSLRETLLATGQVTIDQSYPSRSGWLPTARAAAGLTLAPGLALRTAAYLGWRLPTLNELFRPFRAGQDATAANPALDPERLRGIEAGIDWKGKGLNIALTAFANRLVDPVANVTLAAGPGSFPGVGFVPAGGSYRQRQNLGAITVHGLEANGRWHSGPWSLDGSLSLSRARVRAPGRAAPLAGLRPAQTPAIVATLGGGWSRGGQTATLALRHVGAQYEDDLNRIRLPAATTLDAFGALPIGRSVALFARGENLFDATVVAGRTADGVTERATPRTFWLGIRIGG
- the bchI gene encoding magnesium chelatase ATPase subunit I — its product is MGAFPFSAIVGQDEMKRALLIAAVEPRIGGVMVFGDRGTGKSTAARALANLLPPMDVVAGCRFNCDPKGAKCSHGGNGKVDRMAVPFVDLPLGATEDRVTGALDIERALVAGEKAFEPGLLAKANRGFLYIDEINLLEDHLVDLLLDAAASGENVVERESLSVRHDARFVLIGSGNPEEGELRPQLLDRFGLSVEVRTPQRVEERIEIMRRCDAAERDPAAFKAKWRRKETQVVKQIAAGQALLAEVAVPDSTLADAAQLCMAVAADGLRGELTLIRSARALAALEGATAVGRSHLRAIAPMALRHRLRRNVLDETGPTIRIDRAMADLWD
- a CDS encoding VWA domain-containing protein; the encoded protein is MSDDVALAARLVAADPAGLGGIWLRGVRDEEALLALFPPGAIRKLPLQIDEERLTGGLDVAATLSAGRPVHRPGLLAEAAGSVLVVSGAERLQPGIAGRIAAAMDESGTALVLLDRGEDDDPRPPACLLERTAFHFLDGEAAAIGVEPGSTLGDEELTATIAAAGAALGISSARADLFARRAARAHAGARGHGQADEPALAFAARTILAPRATRMPAEEAPPPPEDQAQPQSRTETGKLEDVVLDAVRTALPADLLASLLAADSLRTRSPAQGTGAKRTSPQRGRTIGARRGRPGGGARLAILDTLRAAAPWQRLRGRTGRILLTRDDLRIRRHESRSASLTIFAVDASGSAAAQRLAEAKGAVETLLQQSYVRRAEVALIAIRGNGAILLLPPTRSLTRARRLLAELPGGGGTPLAAGIDAARALAEAAPARGRTPSVVLLTDGRANIALDGSQGREAAQADASAAARRLASAGIRALVIDIGPRARPEAASLAAGMAGRYLHLPVADRAAVSRAVAASAA